A stretch of Oryza brachyantha chromosome 4, ObraRS2, whole genome shotgun sequence DNA encodes these proteins:
- the LOC102705063 gene encoding phospholipid-transporting ATPase 2-like isoform X2: MKRFVYINDEARQDSYCDNRISNTKYTLWNFLPKNLWEQFRRFMNQYFLLIACLQLWSSITPVSPATTWGPLAIIFIVSASKEAWDDYNRYLSDKKANEREVWVIKDGSHRQIQAQDIHVGNIVWLHQNEEIPCDLVLIGSSDPQGICYVEGVVECPNPDNDITRFDANMCLFPPVIDNEKCPLTINNTLLQSCYLRYTEWACGVAVYTGNETKSGMSRGTAEPKLTAADAMIDKLTVAIFVFQIVVVLILGFAGNIWKENQGLKQWYLMYPAEGPWYDFLIIPLRFELLCSIMIPISVKVTLDLAKGVYAKFIDWDEQMFDPETCTPAHSANTAISEDLGQVEYILSDKTGTLTENRMIFRRCCISDTLYGENNGDALKDGRLLDAVSSSDPDVIKFLMVMALCNTVIPIKCNDGTITYKAQSQDEEALVTAASKLNMVLMNKDSSTADISFNDTKYHYDLLDILEFTSDRKRMSIVVKDVQSGKILLLSKGADEAILPRSHRGQQIRTYLEVVEMYSQLGLRTLCLGWRELEEYEYKDWSKTFQDASCSLENREFKIAQVCNSLEQDLHILGVTAIEDRLQDGVPETIKLLKSAGINVWMLTGDKQNTAIQIGLLCNLIAPEPNGQLLSIDGKTEDDVLRSLEKALSAMKSMTVTKDCAFVVDGRALEIILKHSKESFTKLAMLSRTAICCRMTPLQKAQLVGLLKSVGYLTLAIGDGGNDVRMIQEANIGVGISGKEGLQAARAADYSIGKFKFLKRLILVHGRYSYNRTAFISQYSFYKSLLICFIQILFSFLSGLSGTSLFNSISLMAYNVFYTSLPVMTLIFDKDISEATVLQYPQILLYSQSGRLLNPSTFAGWFGRSVYHALVVFLTTIGAYADEKSEMEELSMVALSGCIWLQAFVVTLDTNSFTYPQIILIWGNFVAFYMINLIVSTVPTLQMYTIMFRLCSQPSYWITMALIVAVAMGPVLALRYFRNVFRPNAINILQQIEQSSRHVQTNRNLESRIKSAGSYLTHLLTDLRRNRDANYQPLLSDSVALH; the protein is encoded by the exons ATGAAAAGATTTGTCTATATCAATGATGAGGCGCGCCAGGATTCCTACTGTGACAATAGAATATCCAATACCAAATATACTCTATGGAATTTTCTCCCTAAGAACTTATGGGAGCAATTCAG GCGTTTCATGAATCAGTACTTTCTTCTAATTGCCTGCCTTCAGTTGTGGTCAAGTATCACACCTGTTAGTCCTGCAACTACATGGGGCCCACTAGCCATCATCTTCATAGTTTCTGCTTCAAAAGAGGCTTGGGATGATTACAATAGATATCTTTCAGACAAGAAAGCGAATGAAAGGGAAGTGTGGGTGATAAAGGATGGCAGCCATAGACAG ATCCAAGCACAAGATATACATGTTGGAAATATAGTGTGGCTTCATCAGAATGAGGAGATACCTTGTGATCTTGTTCTTATAGGAAGTTCTGATCCTCAGGGCATCTGTTATGTTGAG GGTGTAGTTGAGTGCCCCAACCCTGATAATGACATAACAAGATTTGATGCTAACATGTGCTTGTTTCCTCCTGTCATTGATAATGAGAAATGTCCTTTAACTATCAATAATACTCTCCTTCAATCATGTTACTTAAGGTACACAGAATGGGCATGTGGCGTTGCAGTTTACACAG GCAATGAAACAAAATCCGGAATGAGTAGGGGAACTGCAGAGCCCAAGCTCACTGCTGCTGATGCCATGATAGATAAACTCACTGTTGCAATATTTGTGTTCCAAATTGTTGTTGTTCTTATTCTGGGTTTTGCTGGCAATATCTGGAAGGAGAACCAGGGTCTTAAG CAATGGTATCTAATGTATCCTGCAGAAGGACCATGGTATGATTTCTTGATTATACCACTGCGCTTTGAGCTACTATGTTCAATAATGATTCCCATTTCAGTAAAG GTAACTCTTGATCTGGCTAAAGGTGTATATGCAAAGTTCATTGACTGGGATGAACAAATGTTTGATCCAGAAACATGTACGCCTGCTCATTCAGCTAA CACAGCTATCAGTGAGGACCTTGGACAGGTTGAGTACATTTTGAGTGACAAAACTGGAACGCTGACAGAAAATAGAATGATTTTCAGAAGATGTTGCATAAGTGATACTCTTTATGGGGAAAACAATGGTGATGCTTTAAAAG ATGGCAGGCTTCTAGATGCTGTTTCAAGTAGTGATCCTGATGTTATCAAATTCCTCATGGTGATGGCTCTTTGCAATACAGTTATTCCTATAAAATG CAATGATGGTACCATCACATACAAAGCACAATCACAAGATGAGGAAGCTTTAGTCACTGCTGCATCAAAACTGAATATGGTGCTTATGAATAAAGACAGCAGCACTGCTG ATATTTCTTTCAACGATACTAAGTATCATTACGATTTGTTGGATATTTTGGAGTTTACTTCTGATCGCAAAAGGATGTCTATTGTGGTAAAGGATGTACAAAGTGGGAAGATCCTTCTTCTTTCCAAAGGAGCTGATGAAGCTATTCTTCCTCGTTCTCATCGAG GGCAGCAAATTAGAACCTACCTTGAGGTAGTAGAAATGTATTCTCAGTTGGGCTTGCGAACATTATGTTTGGGATGGCGTGAGTTAGaagaatatgaatataaagaTTGGTCCAAAACATTTCAAGACGCTAGCTGCTCCTTGGAGAACAGGGAG TTTAAAATTGCCCAAGTATGTAACAGTTTAGAGCAAGATCTTCACATTCTTGGTGTTACTGCCATAGAAGATCGTCTCCAG GATGGTGTACCAGAAACCATTAAATTGCTAAAGAGTGCGGGAATCAATGTGTGGATGCTAACTGGTGATAAGCAAAACACAGCAATTCAGATTGGACTTCTTTGTAACCTCATAGCACCAG AGCCGAATGGTCAATTGTTGTCTATCGATGGAAAAACTGAAGATGATGTATTAAGAAGCTTAGAGAAGGCATTATCAGCAATGAAGTCTATGACGGTAACAAAG GATTGTGCATTTGTTGTGGATGGAAGGGCACTTGAAATAATTCTGAAGCATTCCAAGGAGTCCTTTACTAAGCTGGCAATGTTGTCAAGAACAGCAATATGCTGCCGAATGACACCTTTGCAGAAAGCACAG CTTGTTGGGCTTTTGAAGTCTGTTGGTTACCTAACTCTAGCAATTGGTGATGGTGGTAATGATGTAAGAATGATTCAAGAGGCAAACATTGGAGTAGGGATTAGTGGTAAGGAAGGACTACAAGCTGCACGAGCTGCTGATTATAGCATTGGAA AGTTCAAGTTTCTCAAAAGGTTGATACTTGTCCATGGTCGATATTCATACAATCGGACAGCATTTATTTCGCAGTACTCCTTCTACAAGTCACTTTTGATATGTTTTATACAGATTCT TTTCTCGTTTTTATCAGGACTCTCTGGAACTAGTTTGTTCAACTCAATTAGTCTGATGGCCTATAATGTTTTCTACACAAGTCTTCCAGTAATGACTTTAATTTTTGACAAGGATATCTCTGAAGCAACAGTACTGCAATATCCCCAGATTTTACTCTATTCTCAGTCTGGAAG GCTTTTGAACCCCAGTACATTTGCTGGATGGTTTGGACGATCGGTTTACCAT GCACTTGTTGTATTCTTGACTACAATCGGTGCATATGCTGACGAGAAAAGTGAGATGGAGGAACTCTCCATGGTTGCACTATCTGGATGCATTTGGTTGCAGGCTTTTGTTGTGACCCTGGACACGAA CTCATTCACTTATCCGCAAATCATTCTCATATGGGGAAATTTCGTTGCCTTCTACATGATCAATTTAATAGTCAGCACGGTACCAACACTTCAAATGTATACAATAATGTTCCGCCTGTGTAGCCAACCTTCATACTGGATAACCATGGCT CTGATTGTTGCGGTAGCAATGGGCCCAGTGTTGGCTTTGAGATACTTCAGAAACGTGTTCCGACCTAATGCCATCAACATACTTCAGCAAATCGAGCAAAGCAGCAGACATGTCCAAACTAACAGAAATCTGGAGTCACGGATCAAGTCTGCTGGGAGTTATCTCACTCATTTACTGACCGATTTGCGTCGCAACAGGGATGCTAACTATCAGCCTCTGCTTTCAGATTCTGTAGCTTTGCACTAA
- the LOC102705063 gene encoding phospholipid-transporting ATPase 2-like isoform X1, producing the protein MKRFVYINDEARQDSYCDNRISNTKYTLWNFLPKNLWEQFRRFMNQYFLLIACLQLWSSITPVSPATTWGPLAIIFIVSASKEAWDDYNRYLSDKKANEREVWVIKDGSHRQIQAQDIHVGNIVWLHQNEEIPCDLVLIGSSDPQGICYVETAALDGETDLKTRVVASICANLPSDQLCNVKGVVECPNPDNDITRFDANMCLFPPVIDNEKCPLTINNTLLQSCYLRYTEWACGVAVYTGNETKSGMSRGTAEPKLTAADAMIDKLTVAIFVFQIVVVLILGFAGNIWKENQGLKQWYLMYPAEGPWYDFLIIPLRFELLCSIMIPISVKVTLDLAKGVYAKFIDWDEQMFDPETCTPAHSANTAISEDLGQVEYILSDKTGTLTENRMIFRRCCISDTLYGENNGDALKDGRLLDAVSSSDPDVIKFLMVMALCNTVIPIKCNDGTITYKAQSQDEEALVTAASKLNMVLMNKDSSTADISFNDTKYHYDLLDILEFTSDRKRMSIVVKDVQSGKILLLSKGADEAILPRSHRGQQIRTYLEVVEMYSQLGLRTLCLGWRELEEYEYKDWSKTFQDASCSLENREFKIAQVCNSLEQDLHILGVTAIEDRLQDGVPETIKLLKSAGINVWMLTGDKQNTAIQIGLLCNLIAPEPNGQLLSIDGKTEDDVLRSLEKALSAMKSMTVTKDCAFVVDGRALEIILKHSKESFTKLAMLSRTAICCRMTPLQKAQLVGLLKSVGYLTLAIGDGGNDVRMIQEANIGVGISGKEGLQAARAADYSIGKFKFLKRLILVHGRYSYNRTAFISQYSFYKSLLICFIQILFSFLSGLSGTSLFNSISLMAYNVFYTSLPVMTLIFDKDISEATVLQYPQILLYSQSGRLLNPSTFAGWFGRSVYHALVVFLTTIGAYADEKSEMEELSMVALSGCIWLQAFVVTLDTNSFTYPQIILIWGNFVAFYMINLIVSTVPTLQMYTIMFRLCSQPSYWITMALIVAVAMGPVLALRYFRNVFRPNAINILQQIEQSSRHVQTNRNLESRIKSAGSYLTHLLTDLRRNRDANYQPLLSDSVALH; encoded by the exons ATGAAAAGATTTGTCTATATCAATGATGAGGCGCGCCAGGATTCCTACTGTGACAATAGAATATCCAATACCAAATATACTCTATGGAATTTTCTCCCTAAGAACTTATGGGAGCAATTCAG GCGTTTCATGAATCAGTACTTTCTTCTAATTGCCTGCCTTCAGTTGTGGTCAAGTATCACACCTGTTAGTCCTGCAACTACATGGGGCCCACTAGCCATCATCTTCATAGTTTCTGCTTCAAAAGAGGCTTGGGATGATTACAATAGATATCTTTCAGACAAGAAAGCGAATGAAAGGGAAGTGTGGGTGATAAAGGATGGCAGCCATAGACAG ATCCAAGCACAAGATATACATGTTGGAAATATAGTGTGGCTTCATCAGAATGAGGAGATACCTTGTGATCTTGTTCTTATAGGAAGTTCTGATCCTCAGGGCATCTGTTATGTTGAG ACTGCTGCTTTAGATGGTGAAACTGACTTGAAAACAAGAGTTGTTGCTTCTATCTGTGCTAACCTTCCATCAGATCAATTATGCAATGTCAAG GGTGTAGTTGAGTGCCCCAACCCTGATAATGACATAACAAGATTTGATGCTAACATGTGCTTGTTTCCTCCTGTCATTGATAATGAGAAATGTCCTTTAACTATCAATAATACTCTCCTTCAATCATGTTACTTAAGGTACACAGAATGGGCATGTGGCGTTGCAGTTTACACAG GCAATGAAACAAAATCCGGAATGAGTAGGGGAACTGCAGAGCCCAAGCTCACTGCTGCTGATGCCATGATAGATAAACTCACTGTTGCAATATTTGTGTTCCAAATTGTTGTTGTTCTTATTCTGGGTTTTGCTGGCAATATCTGGAAGGAGAACCAGGGTCTTAAG CAATGGTATCTAATGTATCCTGCAGAAGGACCATGGTATGATTTCTTGATTATACCACTGCGCTTTGAGCTACTATGTTCAATAATGATTCCCATTTCAGTAAAG GTAACTCTTGATCTGGCTAAAGGTGTATATGCAAAGTTCATTGACTGGGATGAACAAATGTTTGATCCAGAAACATGTACGCCTGCTCATTCAGCTAA CACAGCTATCAGTGAGGACCTTGGACAGGTTGAGTACATTTTGAGTGACAAAACTGGAACGCTGACAGAAAATAGAATGATTTTCAGAAGATGTTGCATAAGTGATACTCTTTATGGGGAAAACAATGGTGATGCTTTAAAAG ATGGCAGGCTTCTAGATGCTGTTTCAAGTAGTGATCCTGATGTTATCAAATTCCTCATGGTGATGGCTCTTTGCAATACAGTTATTCCTATAAAATG CAATGATGGTACCATCACATACAAAGCACAATCACAAGATGAGGAAGCTTTAGTCACTGCTGCATCAAAACTGAATATGGTGCTTATGAATAAAGACAGCAGCACTGCTG ATATTTCTTTCAACGATACTAAGTATCATTACGATTTGTTGGATATTTTGGAGTTTACTTCTGATCGCAAAAGGATGTCTATTGTGGTAAAGGATGTACAAAGTGGGAAGATCCTTCTTCTTTCCAAAGGAGCTGATGAAGCTATTCTTCCTCGTTCTCATCGAG GGCAGCAAATTAGAACCTACCTTGAGGTAGTAGAAATGTATTCTCAGTTGGGCTTGCGAACATTATGTTTGGGATGGCGTGAGTTAGaagaatatgaatataaagaTTGGTCCAAAACATTTCAAGACGCTAGCTGCTCCTTGGAGAACAGGGAG TTTAAAATTGCCCAAGTATGTAACAGTTTAGAGCAAGATCTTCACATTCTTGGTGTTACTGCCATAGAAGATCGTCTCCAG GATGGTGTACCAGAAACCATTAAATTGCTAAAGAGTGCGGGAATCAATGTGTGGATGCTAACTGGTGATAAGCAAAACACAGCAATTCAGATTGGACTTCTTTGTAACCTCATAGCACCAG AGCCGAATGGTCAATTGTTGTCTATCGATGGAAAAACTGAAGATGATGTATTAAGAAGCTTAGAGAAGGCATTATCAGCAATGAAGTCTATGACGGTAACAAAG GATTGTGCATTTGTTGTGGATGGAAGGGCACTTGAAATAATTCTGAAGCATTCCAAGGAGTCCTTTACTAAGCTGGCAATGTTGTCAAGAACAGCAATATGCTGCCGAATGACACCTTTGCAGAAAGCACAG CTTGTTGGGCTTTTGAAGTCTGTTGGTTACCTAACTCTAGCAATTGGTGATGGTGGTAATGATGTAAGAATGATTCAAGAGGCAAACATTGGAGTAGGGATTAGTGGTAAGGAAGGACTACAAGCTGCACGAGCTGCTGATTATAGCATTGGAA AGTTCAAGTTTCTCAAAAGGTTGATACTTGTCCATGGTCGATATTCATACAATCGGACAGCATTTATTTCGCAGTACTCCTTCTACAAGTCACTTTTGATATGTTTTATACAGATTCT TTTCTCGTTTTTATCAGGACTCTCTGGAACTAGTTTGTTCAACTCAATTAGTCTGATGGCCTATAATGTTTTCTACACAAGTCTTCCAGTAATGACTTTAATTTTTGACAAGGATATCTCTGAAGCAACAGTACTGCAATATCCCCAGATTTTACTCTATTCTCAGTCTGGAAG GCTTTTGAACCCCAGTACATTTGCTGGATGGTTTGGACGATCGGTTTACCAT GCACTTGTTGTATTCTTGACTACAATCGGTGCATATGCTGACGAGAAAAGTGAGATGGAGGAACTCTCCATGGTTGCACTATCTGGATGCATTTGGTTGCAGGCTTTTGTTGTGACCCTGGACACGAA CTCATTCACTTATCCGCAAATCATTCTCATATGGGGAAATTTCGTTGCCTTCTACATGATCAATTTAATAGTCAGCACGGTACCAACACTTCAAATGTATACAATAATGTTCCGCCTGTGTAGCCAACCTTCATACTGGATAACCATGGCT CTGATTGTTGCGGTAGCAATGGGCCCAGTGTTGGCTTTGAGATACTTCAGAAACGTGTTCCGACCTAATGCCATCAACATACTTCAGCAAATCGAGCAAAGCAGCAGACATGTCCAAACTAACAGAAATCTGGAGTCACGGATCAAGTCTGCTGGGAGTTATCTCACTCATTTACTGACCGATTTGCGTCGCAACAGGGATGCTAACTATCAGCCTCTGCTTTCAGATTCTGTAGCTTTGCACTAA
- the LOC102705063 gene encoding phospholipid-transporting ATPase 2-like isoform X3, with amino-acid sequence MKRFVYINDEARQDSYCDNRISNTKYTLWNFLPKNLWEQFRRFMNQYFLLIACLQLWSSITPVSPATTWGPLAIIFIVSASKEAWDDYNRYLSDKKANEREVWVIKDGSHRQIQAQDIHVGNIVWLHQNEEIPCDLVLIGSSDPQGICYVETAALDGETDLKTRVVASICANLPSDQLCNVKGVVECPNPDNDITRFDANMCLFPPVIDNEKCPLTINNTLLQSCYLRYTEWACGVAVYTGNETKSGMSRGTAEPKLTAADAMIDKLTVAIFVFQIVVVLILGFAGNIWKENQGLKQWYLMYPAEGPWYDFLIIPLRFELLCSIMIPISVKVTLDLAKGVYAKFIDWDEQMFDPETCTPAHSANTAISEDLGQVEYILSDKTGTLTENRMIFRRCCISDTLYGENNGDALKDGRLLDAVSSSDPDVIKFLMVMALCNTVIPIKCNDGTITYKAQSQDEEALVTAASKLNMVLMNKDSSTADISFNDTKYHYDLLDILEFTSDRKRMSIVVKDVQSGKILLLSKGADEAILPRSHRGQQIRTYLEVVEMYSQLGLRTLCLGWRELEEYEYKDWSKTFQDASCSLENREFKIAQVCNSLEQDLHILGVTAIEDRLQDGVPETIKLLKSAGINVWMLTGDKQNTAIQIGLLCNLIAPEPNGQLLSIDGKTEDDVLRSLEKALSAMKSMTVTKDCAFVVDGRALEIILKHSKESFTKLAMLSRTAICCRMTPLQKAQLVGLLKSVGYLTLAIGDGGNDVRMIQEANIGVGISGKEGLQAARAADYSIGKFKFLKRLILVHGRYSYNRTAFISQYSFYKSLLICFIQILISLKQQYCNIPRFYSILSLEGF; translated from the exons ATGAAAAGATTTGTCTATATCAATGATGAGGCGCGCCAGGATTCCTACTGTGACAATAGAATATCCAATACCAAATATACTCTATGGAATTTTCTCCCTAAGAACTTATGGGAGCAATTCAG GCGTTTCATGAATCAGTACTTTCTTCTAATTGCCTGCCTTCAGTTGTGGTCAAGTATCACACCTGTTAGTCCTGCAACTACATGGGGCCCACTAGCCATCATCTTCATAGTTTCTGCTTCAAAAGAGGCTTGGGATGATTACAATAGATATCTTTCAGACAAGAAAGCGAATGAAAGGGAAGTGTGGGTGATAAAGGATGGCAGCCATAGACAG ATCCAAGCACAAGATATACATGTTGGAAATATAGTGTGGCTTCATCAGAATGAGGAGATACCTTGTGATCTTGTTCTTATAGGAAGTTCTGATCCTCAGGGCATCTGTTATGTTGAG ACTGCTGCTTTAGATGGTGAAACTGACTTGAAAACAAGAGTTGTTGCTTCTATCTGTGCTAACCTTCCATCAGATCAATTATGCAATGTCAAG GGTGTAGTTGAGTGCCCCAACCCTGATAATGACATAACAAGATTTGATGCTAACATGTGCTTGTTTCCTCCTGTCATTGATAATGAGAAATGTCCTTTAACTATCAATAATACTCTCCTTCAATCATGTTACTTAAGGTACACAGAATGGGCATGTGGCGTTGCAGTTTACACAG GCAATGAAACAAAATCCGGAATGAGTAGGGGAACTGCAGAGCCCAAGCTCACTGCTGCTGATGCCATGATAGATAAACTCACTGTTGCAATATTTGTGTTCCAAATTGTTGTTGTTCTTATTCTGGGTTTTGCTGGCAATATCTGGAAGGAGAACCAGGGTCTTAAG CAATGGTATCTAATGTATCCTGCAGAAGGACCATGGTATGATTTCTTGATTATACCACTGCGCTTTGAGCTACTATGTTCAATAATGATTCCCATTTCAGTAAAG GTAACTCTTGATCTGGCTAAAGGTGTATATGCAAAGTTCATTGACTGGGATGAACAAATGTTTGATCCAGAAACATGTACGCCTGCTCATTCAGCTAA CACAGCTATCAGTGAGGACCTTGGACAGGTTGAGTACATTTTGAGTGACAAAACTGGAACGCTGACAGAAAATAGAATGATTTTCAGAAGATGTTGCATAAGTGATACTCTTTATGGGGAAAACAATGGTGATGCTTTAAAAG ATGGCAGGCTTCTAGATGCTGTTTCAAGTAGTGATCCTGATGTTATCAAATTCCTCATGGTGATGGCTCTTTGCAATACAGTTATTCCTATAAAATG CAATGATGGTACCATCACATACAAAGCACAATCACAAGATGAGGAAGCTTTAGTCACTGCTGCATCAAAACTGAATATGGTGCTTATGAATAAAGACAGCAGCACTGCTG ATATTTCTTTCAACGATACTAAGTATCATTACGATTTGTTGGATATTTTGGAGTTTACTTCTGATCGCAAAAGGATGTCTATTGTGGTAAAGGATGTACAAAGTGGGAAGATCCTTCTTCTTTCCAAAGGAGCTGATGAAGCTATTCTTCCTCGTTCTCATCGAG GGCAGCAAATTAGAACCTACCTTGAGGTAGTAGAAATGTATTCTCAGTTGGGCTTGCGAACATTATGTTTGGGATGGCGTGAGTTAGaagaatatgaatataaagaTTGGTCCAAAACATTTCAAGACGCTAGCTGCTCCTTGGAGAACAGGGAG TTTAAAATTGCCCAAGTATGTAACAGTTTAGAGCAAGATCTTCACATTCTTGGTGTTACTGCCATAGAAGATCGTCTCCAG GATGGTGTACCAGAAACCATTAAATTGCTAAAGAGTGCGGGAATCAATGTGTGGATGCTAACTGGTGATAAGCAAAACACAGCAATTCAGATTGGACTTCTTTGTAACCTCATAGCACCAG AGCCGAATGGTCAATTGTTGTCTATCGATGGAAAAACTGAAGATGATGTATTAAGAAGCTTAGAGAAGGCATTATCAGCAATGAAGTCTATGACGGTAACAAAG GATTGTGCATTTGTTGTGGATGGAAGGGCACTTGAAATAATTCTGAAGCATTCCAAGGAGTCCTTTACTAAGCTGGCAATGTTGTCAAGAACAGCAATATGCTGCCGAATGACACCTTTGCAGAAAGCACAG CTTGTTGGGCTTTTGAAGTCTGTTGGTTACCTAACTCTAGCAATTGGTGATGGTGGTAATGATGTAAGAATGATTCAAGAGGCAAACATTGGAGTAGGGATTAGTGGTAAGGAAGGACTACAAGCTGCACGAGCTGCTGATTATAGCATTGGAA AGTTCAAGTTTCTCAAAAGGTTGATACTTGTCCATGGTCGATATTCATACAATCGGACAGCATTTATTTCGCAGTACTCCTTCTACAAGTCACTTTTGATATGTTTTATACAGATTCT GATATCTCTGAAGCAACAGTACTGCAATATCCCCAGATTTTACTCTATTCTCAGTCTGGAAG GCTTTTGA